In Amycolatopsis coloradensis, one genomic interval encodes:
- a CDS encoding maleylpyruvate isomerase family mycothiol-dependent enzyme, with the protein MDTVARLARDERADFAAFLRTLSPEHWDAPTLCSEWTVRQVVAHVVDYDAQRFRDLLGQAVRGGLRLNRMNALGVARKPGRTPEELIARFEEHLEPRGLTSAFGGRVALLDGILHHQDIRRPLGFPREVPPERLRHALAFARYAPPIKARKRARGLRLVATDLDWSSGAGPEVRGPGEALLLSIAGRAVALDELSGPGAAILASRVDGHPAAG; encoded by the coding sequence GTGGACACCGTCGCGCGACTCGCCCGGGACGAACGGGCGGACTTCGCCGCCTTCCTGCGAACGCTGTCCCCCGAGCACTGGGACGCGCCGACGTTGTGTTCGGAGTGGACGGTCCGGCAGGTGGTCGCCCACGTTGTCGACTACGACGCCCAGCGGTTCCGTGATCTGCTCGGCCAGGCCGTCCGCGGCGGGCTGCGGCTGAACCGGATGAACGCGCTCGGTGTCGCACGGAAACCCGGCCGGACACCGGAGGAGCTGATCGCGCGGTTCGAGGAGCACCTCGAGCCACGCGGCCTGACCTCGGCGTTCGGTGGACGGGTTGCCCTGCTCGACGGGATCCTCCATCATCAGGACATCCGGCGCCCACTGGGGTTTCCCCGCGAGGTGCCGCCAGAACGGCTGCGTCACGCCCTGGCTTTCGCCCGCTACGCCCCGCCGATCAAGGCGCGCAAGCGGGCGCGCGGGCTTCGGCTCGTCGCCACGGACCTCGACTGGTCGTCCGGAGCCGGGCCGGAAGTCCGCGGCCCCGGGGAGGCGCTCCTGCTGTCGATCGCCGGCCGGGCCGTGGCACTGGACGAACTTTCCGGGCCCGGCGCGGCGATCCTCGCGTCCAGGGTGGACGGTCACCCCGCCGCCGGCTGA
- a CDS encoding helix-turn-helix domain-containing protein, producing MLAEQQFEIVLAYQDPVGHSGMRRQYRIALVDKVVPEHDPGEMERGFEDVTVAEIAAAAGVSKVTVFSHFERKEDLALDRLPDAVGIVRAVVRERPDGVGVVEAFRRAAIALAEEQHPLSGLSQAGEPLARTVAGSRSLISRLREFEHEIEAELTDELESDPRLSGDSELVAALIVATYRVVAVATTRRRLAGDDLTALVTAHRDRLDRAFTALSEVFPG from the coding sequence GTGCTCGCCGAGCAGCAGTTCGAGATCGTGCTGGCGTACCAGGATCCCGTTGGCCACAGCGGTATGCGCCGCCAGTACCGGATCGCCCTGGTCGACAAGGTCGTGCCGGAACATGATCCCGGCGAAATGGAGCGCGGTTTCGAAGACGTGACCGTCGCCGAGATCGCCGCCGCCGCCGGCGTCTCGAAGGTGACCGTGTTCTCGCACTTCGAGCGCAAGGAGGACCTCGCGCTCGACCGGCTGCCCGACGCCGTCGGCATCGTCCGGGCCGTGGTCCGCGAGCGGCCGGATGGTGTGGGGGTCGTCGAAGCGTTCCGCCGGGCGGCTATCGCTCTCGCGGAGGAACAGCATCCGCTGTCGGGGCTGAGTCAGGCGGGTGAGCCGCTCGCGCGCACCGTCGCCGGGTCTCGCTCGCTCATTTCACGGCTGCGCGAGTTCGAGCACGAGATCGAGGCGGAACTGACCGACGAGCTCGAGAGCGACCCCCGGCTCTCCGGTGACAGCGAACTGGTCGCCGCGCTGATCGTCGCCACGTATCGCGTCGTCGCCGTGGCGACGACGCGGCGACGGCTCGCCGGAGACGATCTCACCGCCCTCGTCACCGCGCACCGTGACCGGCTGGACCGCGCCTTCACCGCGTTGTCCGAGGTTTTCCCGGGCTGA
- a CDS encoding FAD-dependent monooxygenase codes for MANGILVRQHDLELLLGEHCAKLGVEIRRGVEVRDLRGIGGDGDVVVETSAGEFTAGWVVAADGGRSVIRKRLGVDFAGTGPELVGYQAIADFEDVSELRRGWNWTPRGIYTYGPVPGRVLVARFAPQPEDKNAPVTLEELQSAVRDVTGIPVTITGLRGRATRWPDNARQARAYRHGRVFLAGDAAHVHSPFSAQGLNLGLGDAVNLGWKLAATIQGHAPAGLLDTYHSERHPIGAWVLDWTRAQVALMRGDERTAQLRKVVGDELFAVPGATNRMVALTSGILQRYDVADDATAPTGSIAGDVAWADASAGHARKLLDIAVQRWAG; via the coding sequence GTGGCCAACGGGATCCTGGTACGCCAGCACGATCTCGAACTGCTGCTCGGCGAGCACTGCGCCAAGCTGGGAGTCGAGATCCGTCGCGGTGTCGAGGTCCGGGACCTGCGCGGCATCGGCGGGGACGGCGACGTGGTCGTCGAAACCAGCGCGGGTGAGTTCACCGCCGGGTGGGTCGTCGCGGCCGACGGCGGACGGAGTGTCATCCGCAAGCGGCTCGGCGTCGATTTCGCGGGCACCGGCCCGGAACTGGTGGGCTACCAGGCCATCGCGGATTTCGAAGACGTGAGCGAACTGCGCCGCGGCTGGAACTGGACACCTCGCGGCATCTACACCTACGGACCGGTGCCGGGACGCGTTCTCGTCGCCAGGTTCGCGCCCCAGCCCGAAGACAAGAACGCTCCCGTCACTCTCGAAGAGCTGCAGAGCGCGGTGCGCGACGTCACCGGCATCCCGGTCACGATCACCGGACTGCGGGGCCGGGCGACCCGATGGCCGGACAACGCGCGCCAGGCGCGGGCCTACCGTCACGGCAGGGTGTTCCTCGCCGGCGACGCCGCGCACGTGCACTCACCGTTCAGCGCGCAAGGGCTCAACCTCGGGCTCGGCGACGCGGTCAACCTGGGCTGGAAACTCGCCGCGACCATCCAGGGCCACGCGCCGGCAGGACTGCTCGACACCTATCACTCCGAACGGCATCCGATCGGCGCGTGGGTCCTGGACTGGACACGGGCTCAGGTCGCGCTGATGCGCGGAGACGAACGAACCGCTCAGCTGCGGAAGGTCGTCGGCGACGAACTGTTCGCCGTTCCCGGCGCGACCAACCGCATGGTCGCGCTCACCTCGGGAATCCTTCAGCGGTACGACGTCGCCGACGACGCCACCGCCCCGACAGGCTCGATCGCCGGGGACGTCGCCTGGGCCGACGCCTCCGCCGGCCACGCGCGGAAGCTGCTCGACATCGCGGTCCAACGCTGGGCCGGCTGA
- a CDS encoding GDSL-type esterase/lipase family protein, producing the protein MRRFRWWWGALALTFVVVLVGFIAFTGSESRPGQPSPRQGPPGTGPLTVVSIGDSTVSGEGAGDYTPTTNGQGGNWCHRSPNAFVEQIKIPDVTARVNLACSGAPSEQIALGDAKQWTEPSQAQQLANLIKDHRVAAVVIAIGANDEPKFSAQVNECFKAWFSPQNPPCSVALRTTWKSKVDAMVPKVTNAVADVKKVLAQAGYVPADYQLVLMSYASPVGPQIPEALRSLNGCPFRTEDLEWMRRDGVSVLSDGLKQASRATSARFLDLSRAGAGHEACSSDPANEWFSRLTLQLRDLGQVDRASHALQESFHPNANGHAQIANCLNEFLAARGGNASCLSGPDGKLHAAPEVIAR; encoded by the coding sequence ATGCGACGTTTCCGGTGGTGGTGGGGTGCTCTGGCGCTCACGTTCGTGGTGGTTCTCGTCGGGTTCATTGCCTTTACCGGGTCGGAAAGCCGCCCAGGGCAGCCGTCCCCGCGCCAAGGCCCACCGGGGACGGGGCCGCTGACGGTCGTCTCCATCGGCGACAGCACCGTGTCCGGTGAGGGCGCGGGCGACTACACGCCCACGACCAACGGGCAGGGCGGCAATTGGTGCCACCGCTCCCCCAACGCCTTCGTCGAGCAGATCAAGATCCCCGACGTCACCGCGCGCGTGAACCTCGCGTGTTCGGGGGCGCCCTCGGAGCAGATCGCCCTCGGCGACGCCAAGCAGTGGACCGAGCCGTCACAGGCTCAACAGCTCGCGAACTTGATCAAGGACCATCGGGTCGCGGCGGTGGTGATCGCGATCGGCGCGAACGACGAGCCCAAGTTCTCGGCTCAGGTCAACGAATGCTTCAAGGCTTGGTTCTCCCCGCAGAACCCGCCGTGCAGCGTGGCTCTCCGCACCACTTGGAAGTCCAAAGTGGACGCCATGGTGCCGAAGGTGACCAACGCCGTCGCCGACGTGAAGAAGGTGCTCGCGCAGGCCGGCTACGTCCCGGCGGACTATCAGCTCGTGCTGATGTCGTACGCCTCGCCTGTCGGCCCCCAGATCCCGGAGGCCCTGCGCAGCCTCAATGGCTGCCCGTTCCGCACCGAGGACCTGGAGTGGATGCGCCGCGACGGCGTCTCCGTTCTGTCGGACGGGCTCAAGCAGGCGTCGAGGGCGACCAGCGCACGGTTCCTGGACCTCTCACGGGCTGGCGCCGGGCACGAGGCATGCAGCAGCGACCCGGCGAACGAGTGGTTCAGCAGGCTGACGCTGCAGCTGCGTGACCTCGGCCAGGTGGACCGCGCGAGCCACGCGCTGCAGGAGTCTTTCCATCCCAACGCGAACGGCCACGCGCAGATCGCGAACTGCCTCAACGAGTTCCTCGCGGCCCGCGGCGGCAACGCGTCGTGCCTCTCCGGCCCCGACGGCAAACTGCACGCCGCGCCCGAGGTGATCGCGCGTTAG
- a CDS encoding Lrp/AsnC family transcriptional regulator — protein sequence MTGSLEPLDQAIVQELAADGRRSFTDLAERVGLSVSAVHQRVRRLEQRGVILGYTARLDGEQIGLPLTALISLTPNDPAAPDDYPQRLEHIKEIESCYSVAGDESYILLVRVASPLGLEDLLRRIRESAKVSTRTTVVLSTPFEGRSPTL from the coding sequence ATGACGGGTTCCCTGGAGCCACTGGACCAGGCCATCGTGCAGGAACTGGCCGCGGACGGACGGCGCAGTTTCACCGATCTGGCCGAGCGGGTCGGGCTTTCGGTTTCGGCGGTACACCAGCGGGTGCGCCGCCTGGAACAGCGCGGGGTCATCCTCGGGTACACCGCGCGGCTCGACGGCGAGCAGATCGGGCTGCCGCTCACGGCGCTGATCTCGCTGACGCCGAACGATCCGGCCGCGCCGGACGACTACCCGCAGCGTCTCGAGCACATCAAGGAGATCGAGTCCTGCTACTCGGTCGCGGGGGACGAGTCGTACATCCTCCTGGTCCGGGTGGCTTCGCCGCTCGGCCTGGAGGATCTGCTCCGCCGTATCCGGGAGTCCGCCAAGGTCTCGACCAGGACCACGGTGGTGCTGTCGACGCCGTTCGAGGGCCGTTCGCCCACCCTGTGA